The genomic region GTCACTTTCTGTCGTTGACGCAATTATATACTGGCGTTATCATTGTCTCTCTATTTAGGTTGACTGGTGTAGCGTGCTGAAATTATCTCAAACTGCTACTTCGACTAATTAATGTGCGTAATGTTACATGTTCCAGATTTCAAATTGGAGTCCATGCTGTATAATATGACAGGCAATGTTAATGTAACTACATATGAGCATGAATAACTAGTTTTGAATGTTATGAAGCACATCATCTCATTTACCTGTTGCATATTTTACATTCTGGAAAATATATATTATGACCTTTTCATGAATTAGTTTGGGAAATCCATTTGATGACGACCAACCCTGGTGTAGAAGTGTTGTGTAGAAGGGACATTATCTTAATTGTCATGTTTTTTTAATGCttgtgagaagaaaaaaaaagttaaagAAATATTGTTTTTAAAAAAATCGACGTTTCAGTTAAATGGACCTGGCTCACGTTCAGAAGTGAGTGAAAGCATGTAGGCTAAATCAAAACCATGTTTTCCGTTAAGATTTAAAATACCTTTGCCATTATCAAGATAAAACCAGAAACCCTATCTCGTTTTTTGCATGAATCAAATGAATCACTTTTTTTCCACAAAAACATGTATGGATGTGAGTTTTCTATCAAGGTTCTACAGAGGTGGATGTTCAATAGGCAACTGTCACAACCAGTGCAATGACCAAGCTTAGTTTTATACTAAATCTCCACCTACTGTTAGTTGTTATAACTGGGAGAAGGTATATGGGAAAACTACTCTCTCCAACTTGACATGTGTTTCTGATAGAAAAGATGTCCATTGGCCTTCGGGGGAAATTGTCTGCCCAGCTCTATGAGGGACTCCAGCCAGCACTGGAAGCGAAAAGCATACCCACCCATGATAGGCTTACCTGGTTTGAACATATTGCCAGAAATAAGACTGAATAGTTTACTCATTCAGCGACTTGGGTTTGTTCTTCAGTTACCCGAACTTTCATTAAATTAATCCTCGAATTTAGATGGCAGCAACATTGTATTGTTGAGGGTTCCGAGGTGGCTCTGCACAGTGTTATCATTCGAACACTGCTGAGGATCAATGAAAAAATCTTCCAGAGGGCCGAATCTTTAACTAGGCCTTTGTTGTTTGCATGATGCCACGTGGCTGTGAGACAGTCCATACTTTTCACCAGGCCTATCAATACATGTAAATAATATACAAGTGTAGGCTAGCTTGCAGCTATATGGAATTATGTGATTAGTAGCTTATGTGTCTTCTAGTCCGCATGAAAGCACCCTATAGGTCTAAGACTGAAACCAACTAATATAATTAAACAAATATTGAAGCAAATCAGTAGGAATTCCTCATTGGTAACTTCAGATAATGTTGTCTTTTTTGCAGAAAATATTATCTCAATGAGAATATGCCCCTTGATGTTTTAAGAGTATGCCTTTTAAATGAGGTTATAACTGTGATGTAGTTGACTCATTTTGGTTTCCTTTGACATTTCTAAACTTTGTAAACAATATATGGACGATACAAATTATTAAGCTCTCACGGAATGCCGTGTACCCTGCATAGCAACACTTCTCATAAAACAATCTAGTATCGTGTTCCAATCATAGGAAGTGCTATTTATGAATGGACCTCGGGAATATTGCCCCAAAATTTACGGTTTTTTCGTGGTCCCATTTTTGATGGTATGCACATCTTACAGTCGAGCTTTAATGATTACATAATGTATATTTATGATATTGTAGCCTATAGACCTATACCACGCTTGGGagataaatatatttttcaactttAGTTAGTCAGCAACATTTCAAACAAGTTCAAACAATCCAGCtattaaataaacaaatattaataaagtaaaaataacaaaaatggaGTTTGTACTCTGTAGCTCCATAGCATTAACAATTAACGTTAATAGCAAAAGGACCTCTGCAACTTCCCAAATTATTATAATAAAAAGGGTTTTTtacttgttttgtttgtttatgttttattgGAAGACAgaatacatatttatttattatggacTGTACAATGCAATTCAGCGCTAAGCCAAAGTTTTTACCATGGAAATTAACTAAACCTTAGGCTACTGTATATGCCTTTCAAGTCGTGAATTTTGAATCACAAAATTGTGTCTTAGACTTTTAACATCCATGGATAAAGAAAAACACGTTTAAGTGTATCTTTCGAAATACAACGTGTCTTAAAGATGGTAGACTTATGTTACACTGTACCATACAACTTTTACTTATAAAATATAGACACATTTCTGCTATACCTATGTCTACTGCTTGTAATTTAAAATACATTTCCATGTGTTCATCATATAGAATTCGTTAGCCGGTTGATTTTGTATCATTCTTGCTGAAAATGGAAATGCAATTATATTGTGTGTAGTTCTAATAGGTCTATGTGATCACAAAAACGGTTTAAGAGACATGTTTTGTTTTGCCCTCTACCCAGATGTTGTTTCCATGATAGCTAAATGTTTGGTTTATGTAGACTATGGCAAGACAGGACTGGTCCGTCCAGATTTTTTTTTCTGAAACTAGCTACTCGGAAGCGTCATTGATGGCTCTCCTAATTGGAACGAGTTTACACTTAAACTCCACAATGCCGGTGTGAAGTTCATTCTTGCCTGTCTAGACTTATTACAACAGTGTTTGTCAGCGTTCCCTACCTTGACCTTGGACTTCCTTGTGTCTGCCATTTTTGAATGAATGGTCAATATTTGTGAGTTGCTCCGCTGGCCGACATGAGTTCCTATTTCCTGGGACAAACTGAAGAGCTAGTCCAACGATTTTATTCCCTGTATCGCTTCAATTCCAATAGCCTAGGCCAGGGTTCTCTAACCCTGTTCcaggagagctaccatcctgtaggttgtCGCTCCAACCccaatctagcacacctgattctaataattagctggttcatacgctgaatcaggttagttacaactgagGTTGGAGAGAAAACCTGCAGGAGGGTAGCTCTTCAGGAAAAGGGTTGGAGAACCCTGGTAGGCTATGGTTTGTTTCATGTTGCTTTTGACACAGCGCCCATACCTGGTGCATTTAGCTATACAGGACTGCCTCATGACCACCGTGGTGTCCTTCTTGTGTTGTACTAAAACTAACTGGGATTTTAGATGGGCTTACATAAATcacaatttttttaatttttgtaATTTTTGTAGAATATAGCAATATCCTACATTTTTGGCaaatataggcctacattttaaCTAGGTTTAGCACATCGTCTATGCAATTATTACTAAACCTGAAATGTAAGGCATTATGGTTGATCAATAATTTATTGTCCGATTAAATCATTTGAGTACAGGTGCAAGCATGGCGTAAGACCAAGGCCTTGAGTCCGTAACACAGATTCTTGACTCAGATGACAAAAACGGCCAATACACATCTTTATTGTTCATTATACTGGAGAAAATAATACATTATGTTAGATTGAAGAATATGCATGGACCACTGCTTTGGAGAACACGTTCATGTTATATTAGAGAATATGCATATTTGGGAGGGGTAGATAGGCTACAGACTATGTTTTTCATATTTTCAGTTAATACCCCCAAATTATAAAGACCAGGCAGTTGCAATGCTGCACTCTAATCTTCTGGTAAGATTAGACATTTTGAGTAAATAGACTGTTGTTTAATGTCATATGCTACATTTAAAAGGTCCCACAGCCAACAAACTCAGGTTTTCTTTACAGACATTGTAACTTTTAAAACTCAAACGTAGCCTATCCTTTCGCTGATGGTTGCTAAATGTTGTATTTCAAAACATTAGACTATAAGTGATGTACCTTAGCCTAGTTGATTACATCACATACATTGGTTAACCAAAATACGCCATACAAGCCTCATCTTTACCTTATCAAGAACCCGAAAATCTTCACAAGTATCTAAATAGTATCACTGGCCCGGCGAATTCTTCGACATCGCCAACGTTATGTGGTTTAGATTAAATACTTTTCCGTTTTGTAAAATAGGAAGATTATGGCCTCTTCCACCTTCAATCTGTTGAGCATGTTTTACGTCCCCTTTAAGGATACTTGCCTCTGACAACCCAAGCCAATGAGAGTATCCGCTGGACTTTACAATCAAGAAACAAACACCAGTGGTGGTTTAAAGGGATGAGCCACTCGCCCCCACCCCGAGCACACTCTCGTGTCGGTCTCGTTATTTTATCACGTGTCAGCGGATCTAGGGTCTCAATAATGAACTGGACACTTGGGTATTGCGCATGCGTAAAATGTGCTTGGAGATGAGGTGTCAGTCTTGGAGTAGTCGACTTTTAAAAAGCTTCGGCAACCCGTGATATGACGACTTCGCTGGTTCTGCATCCACGCTGGGCGGACACCTTAATGTACGTATATGAAAAAAGCCCGAATGAAAATAATCAGAATAAAAACCAGTCAATGGAGGGACTAGGCGGGAATTGTCCTGCTACTCACTGCAGGGAACTGATCTCGCACTCAGCGTTGGGACGACACTCCGGCAGCCTAAGCCACCAGGGTTCTGTGTACTCGGAAATACCCTCCCAGGACACAGGGCGACATTGCCCCGCTACCCAGACTTCTTCTAGCACCACCCTGGGTTATGGCTACCCGTTCGGAAGCCCTTATTACGGTTGTCGATTGTCACACTCGCACAACGTTAACTTGCAGCAGAAGCCATGCTCTTACCACCCTGCCGAGAAGTATACAGAACCAAGCGCGACACTGCCCACGGAAGAGCTGTCAGGCAGGGCAAAGGAGTTCGCCTTTTACCCGAGTTTTGCCAGTTCATACCAGACTGTCCCAGGTTACTTGGACGTGTCTGTGGTTCCCGGT from Oncorhynchus kisutch isolate 150728-3 linkage group LG5, Okis_V2, whole genome shotgun sequence harbors:
- the LOC109875928 gene encoding homeobox protein Hox-C13a, translated to MTTSLVLHPRWADTLMYVYEKSPNENNQNKNQSMEGLGGNCPATHCRELISHSALGRHSGSLSHQGSVYSEIPSQDTGRHCPATQTSSSTTLGYGYPFGSPYYGCRLSHSHNVNLQQKPCSYHPAEKYTEPSATLPTEELSGRAKEFAFYPSFASSYQTVPGYLDVSVVPGISAHPEPRHDTLIPMDGYQHWALSNGWDGQVYCSKEQTQSTHLWKSPFPDVVPLQPEVSSYRRGRKKRVPYTKIQLKELEKEYAGSKFITKDKRRRISATSNLSERQVTIWFQNRRVKEKKCVCKSKSSSHMHAT